One region of Trichosurus vulpecula isolate mTriVul1 chromosome 1, mTriVul1.pri, whole genome shotgun sequence genomic DNA includes:
- the BHMT gene encoding betaine--homocysteine S-methyltransferase 1 has product MVPAGGKKVKKGILQRLDSGEIVIGDGGFVFALEKRGYVKAGPWTPEAAVEHPEAVRQLHREFLRAGSNVMQTFTFYASEDKLENRGNYVAEKISGQKVNEAACDIALEVAAEGDALVAGGVSQTPSYLSCKSETEVKKIFRQQLEVFMKKKVDFLIAEYFEHVEEAVWAVEALKESGKPVAATMCIGPEGDLHGVSPGECAVRLVKAGASIVGVNCHFDPTTSLKTVKLMKEGLQAARLKAHLMTQPLAYHTPDCGKQGFIDLPEFPFGLEPRVTTRWDIQKYAREAYNLGVRYIGGCCGFEPYHIRAIAEELAPERGFLPDASEKHGSWGSGLSMHTKPWIRARARKEYWESLLLASGRPYCPSMSAPDAWGVTKGTAELMQQKEATTDQQLKELFQKQQFKSSTA; this is encoded by the exons ATGGTACCCGCCGGAGGCAAAAAGGTGAAGAAG GGAATTCTCCAGCGTTTGGATTCTGGAGAGATTGTAATTGGAGATGGGGGATTTGTCTTTGCTCTTGAGAAAAGAGGATATGTGAAAGCTGGACCCTGGACTCCAGAAGCTGCAGTTGAACACCCAGAAGCAG TGCGACAGCTTCATCGGGAATTTCTTCGAGCAGGCTCAAATGTCATGCAAACCTTCACCTTCTATGCTAGTGAGGACAAGCTGGAAAATAGAGGGAATTATGTTGCAGAGAAAATATCT GGGCAGAAAGTGAATGAAGCTGCTTGTGACATTGCCCTGGAGGTGGCTGCAGAAGGAGATGCTTTGGTGGCTGGTGGAGTTAGTCAGACACCGTCATACCTGAGTTGCAAGAGTGAAACTGAAGTGAAGAAAATTTTCCGTCAACAGTTAGAGGTCTTTATGAAAAAGAAGGTGGACTTTCTGATTGCCGAG TATTTTGAGCACGTTGAAGAAGCTGTGTGGGCAGTTGAAGCCTTAAAAGAATCTGGAAAGCCAGTGGCCGCTACCATGTGCATTGGCCCAGAAGGAGATCTGCATGGTGTGTCACCCGGAGAATGTGCAGTGCGGCTGGTTAaagcag GAGCTTCCATTGTTGGTGTGAACTGCCATTTTGACCCCACAACTAGTTTGAAAACTGTGAAACTCATGAAAGAGGGTTTGCAGGCTGCCAGATTAAAAGCCCATTTGATGACACAGCCATTGGCTTACCATACTCCAGACTGTGGCAAACAAGGATTTATCGATCTCCCAGAATTTCCATTTG GTCTGGAACCCAGAGTTACTACCAGATGGGATATTCAAAAATACGCCAGGGAAGCCTACAATTTGGGTGTCAGATACATCGGGGGCTGCTGTGGATTTGAGCCTTATCACATCAGAGCGATTGCAGAGGAGCTGGCTCCTGAAAGGGGCTTCCTGCCTGATGCTTCTGAAAAACATGGCAGCTGGGGAAGTGGTTTGAGCATGCACACCAAGCCCTGGATTAGAGCAAG GGCAAGGAAAGAGTACTGGGAGTCTCTACTTCTGGCCTCTGGTAGGCCATACTGTCCTTCCATGTCCGCACCTGATGCCTGGGGAGTGACTAAAGGAACAGCTGAGCTAATGCAACAGAAGGAGGCCACAACTGACCAGCAGCTGAAGGAACTCTTTCAGAAACAGCAATTCAAATCTTCAACAGCCTAA